One Dialister invisus DSM 15470 genomic region harbors:
- a CDS encoding acyl-CoA mutase large subunit family protein — protein MANESLKAKLEAYEAACAKSYAKTPERVGLKHNKVYTPLDIEGFDYERDLGIPGEYPYTRGVQPTMYRGRLWTMRMYAGFATAEESNKRYRYLIENGGSGLSCAFDLPTQIGYDSDDKMAIGEIGKVGVAIDTLKDMEILFDHIDLGKVSTSMTINAPASVLLAMYIAVAEKQGVPADQLRGTIQNDILKEYAARGTYIFPVKPSMRLITNIFEYCSKNVPKWNTISISGYHIREAGSTAAQEIAFTIADGIAYIEAALKAGMKIDDFAGRLSFFWNAHNNVLEEVAKFRASRRLWATILKERFHAQNPKSMKLRFHTQTAGSMLTAQQPNNNIVRVALQTAAAVMGGTQSLHTNSRDEALALPTTESVTIALRTQQIVAYESGLADVVDPLGGSYYVEAMTNAIEAEAKEYIRKIDEMGGAVEAIDKGYIQKEIQDSAYAWQMAVESGERTIVGVNKFTMEEAPVEGLLKVDASAGEFQKNKLAKVKAERDNAKVKEELAKLEVAAADESVNLMPVILDCVRAYCSLGEICGVLRKVFGEYKAHNTL, from the coding sequence ATGGCAAACGAATCCCTGAAAGCCAAACTCGAAGCATACGAAGCTGCTTGCGCTAAATCTTACGCAAAGACTCCGGAAAGAGTTGGTTTAAAACACAATAAGGTGTATACACCTCTTGATATCGAAGGTTTTGATTATGAAAGAGACCTCGGCATCCCGGGCGAATATCCGTATACCCGCGGCGTACAGCCGACCATGTACCGCGGCCGTCTCTGGACTATGCGTATGTATGCAGGCTTCGCTACCGCTGAAGAATCCAACAAGCGTTATCGTTACCTGATTGAAAACGGCGGTTCCGGCCTGTCCTGCGCATTTGACCTTCCGACCCAGATCGGCTATGACTCTGATGACAAAATGGCTATCGGTGAAATCGGCAAGGTAGGTGTAGCCATTGATACCCTGAAAGATATGGAAATCCTTTTCGACCATATTGATCTGGGCAAGGTTTCTACATCCATGACCATCAACGCACCGGCATCTGTACTGCTGGCTATGTACATTGCAGTCGCTGAAAAGCAGGGCGTACCGGCTGATCAGCTCCGCGGCACTATCCAGAATGATATTCTGAAAGAATACGCAGCCCGCGGAACCTATATTTTCCCGGTTAAACCGTCTATGCGTCTGATTACCAACATTTTTGAATACTGCTCCAAGAATGTACCGAAGTGGAACACCATTTCCATCTCCGGCTACCATATCCGTGAAGCAGGTTCCACCGCTGCTCAGGAAATCGCTTTTACCATCGCTGATGGTATCGCTTACATCGAAGCAGCTCTGAAAGCAGGCATGAAGATCGACGACTTCGCAGGCCGTCTGTCCTTCTTCTGGAACGCTCACAACAACGTACTTGAAGAAGTTGCTAAATTCCGTGCATCCCGTCGTCTCTGGGCTACGATTCTGAAAGAACGTTTCCATGCTCAGAACCCGAAGTCCATGAAACTGCGTTTCCATACCCAGACAGCCGGCTCCATGCTGACAGCTCAGCAGCCGAACAACAACATCGTTCGTGTTGCTCTCCAGACAGCAGCGGCAGTTATGGGCGGAACACAGTCCCTGCATACCAACTCCCGCGATGAAGCTCTTGCTCTGCCGACCACTGAATCCGTAACCATCGCTCTGCGTACACAGCAGATCGTTGCTTATGAATCCGGTCTGGCTGACGTAGTCGATCCGCTGGGCGGCTCCTATTATGTAGAAGCTATGACCAACGCCATCGAAGCGGAAGCTAAAGAATACATCCGCAAGATTGATGAAATGGGCGGCGCTGTTGAAGCTATCGATAAAGGTTATATCCAGAAAGAAATCCAGGATTCTGCTTATGCTTGGCAGATGGCTGTTGAATCCGGCGAAAGAACAATTGTCGGCGTCAACAAGTTCACTATGGAAGAAGCTCCGGTTGAAGGCCTCCTGAAGGTTGACGCATCCGCCGGCGAATTCCAGAAGAACAAACTGGCTAAAGTTAAGGCAGAACGTGATAACGCAAAGGTTAAGGAAGAACTGGCCAAGCTGGAAGTTGCAGCTGCTGACGAATCCGTCAACCTGATGCCTGTTATCCTTGACTGCGTACGTGCTTACTGCTCTCTCGGCGAAATTTGCGGCGTTCTCCGCAAAGTATTCGGCGAATACAAAGCACATAACACACTTTAA
- a CDS encoding biotin/lipoyl-containing protein, with the protein MRKFTVTVNGQDYDVVVKDSGAAAAPAAAAPAAAPAPAAAPAPAAAPAPAPAPAAAPAPAAAPAGAGEVVEAPMPGKVLRINKHVGDAVAAGDEVLVLEAMKMGNPIMAPCDGKITGMPVSEGQSVQGGDTLFTVG; encoded by the coding sequence ATGAGAAAATTTACCGTAACAGTTAACGGCCAGGATTACGATGTAGTAGTTAAAGACAGCGGCGCAGCAGCAGCACCCGCAGCAGCAGCACCGGCGGCAGCTCCCGCACCGGCAGCAGCTCCCGCACCGGCGGCAGCTCCGGCTCCGGCACCCGCTCCAGCAGCAGCTCCCGCACCGGCAGCAGCACCCGCCGGCGCAGGTGAAGTCGTAGAAGCTCCGATGCCGGGCAAAGTCCTGCGTATCAATAAACACGTTGGTGACGCAGTAGCGGCAGGCGACGAAGTTCTCGTTCTCGAAGCTATGAAGATGGGCAACCCGATCATGGCTCCCTGCGATGGCAAGATTACCGGTATGCCGGTCAGCGAAGGCCAGAGCGTACAGGGCGGCGACACACTCTTTACAGTTGGCTGA
- the meaB gene encoding methylmalonyl Co-A mutase-associated GTPase MeaB, which translates to MEFSMKNFWDGSRRALARAITIVEDERDGWEDIMKEIYHHTGRAQVIGITGAPGAGKSTLSDALIKQYRKQGKKVGIVAIDPTSPFSGGAILGDRIRMNDLTLDEGVYIRSMGTRGSLGGLSRKTTDAVKLMDAFGLDVIFIETVGVGQSEVDIVKNADTTLVVLVPGLGDDIQAIKAGILEIGDVFCINKCDRDGADRLNVEIEMMLDLGEAQNWRPPIERTIANKDEGVADVVKSLNSHRKYLEESGLLEERRRERARTEMVEMIHDRISRHVMEDIVQTGKFADYVEQVYERENDPFTVVDSIVGNIFK; encoded by the coding sequence ATGGAATTCTCAATGAAAAATTTTTGGGACGGTTCCAGACGTGCCTTAGCGAGAGCAATAACCATCGTTGAAGACGAACGTGATGGCTGGGAAGATATCATGAAAGAAATCTACCACCATACCGGTCGTGCACAGGTCATCGGCATCACTGGTGCACCTGGTGCGGGTAAGAGCACACTTTCAGACGCGCTGATTAAACAGTACAGAAAACAGGGCAAGAAAGTCGGTATTGTGGCTATCGATCCGACTTCTCCATTCTCCGGCGGTGCTATCCTTGGCGACCGTATCAGAATGAATGACCTCACACTGGACGAAGGTGTATATATCCGCAGTATGGGTACCCGCGGCAGTCTTGGCGGTTTGTCCAGAAAGACTACCGATGCGGTAAAACTGATGGATGCTTTCGGTCTCGATGTCATTTTCATCGAAACAGTAGGCGTAGGGCAGTCAGAAGTAGATATCGTCAAGAATGCGGATACAACACTCGTTGTGCTCGTACCCGGACTGGGTGACGATATTCAGGCTATTAAGGCAGGCATCCTTGAAATCGGGGATGTATTCTGCATTAATAAATGTGATCGTGACGGCGCGGACCGTCTGAATGTTGAAATCGAAATGATGCTTGATTTGGGTGAAGCCCAAAACTGGCGTCCTCCTATTGAAAGGACGATTGCAAACAAGGACGAAGGCGTCGCGGACGTTGTCAAATCTCTTAATTCTCATCGTAAATATCTTGAAGAATCCGGCTTGCTGGAAGAACGCAGACGTGAACGCGCCCGCACTGAGATGGTAGAGATGATTCACGACCGCATTTCCCGTCATGTTATGGAAGATATCGTACAGACGGGTAAATTTGCTGACTACGTAGAACAAGTCTATGAAAGAGAAAATGATCCTTTCACAGTCGTTGATTCTATCGTGGGAAATATATTTAAATAA
- a CDS encoding methylmalonyl-CoA mutase family protein: MAEQNTQESVKQLTDKELEAILRKSNEKADFPEVKFDEFEKPTYEEWVEACNALLKGKPFDKIMFTKTYEGITFDPIYTWRTGPSATDKILPTDDYPGMGDFLRGATVNGYKCAPWGIAQACDETLPKENNELLKHEIDRGSTVYNVRIDTATADGIDVMDAEKPGDIGVSITALEDMHTLLDGLDMEKIPFMMYAGTSSLRMLALVAATLKAKGKDVSKVKGVIGANPIAQLIKRGKLNQPLEELYDEMVESIRWTRKNAPQLRTIFVRSDIFSNGGANAVQEVAYTFAIAVEYIREMQKRGIDIHDIAQSLQFAFNTGATFYIEIAKLRAARQVWSNIMKAFGAEEKDRSCKIHARPAMFTKTIFDIGVNMLRETTQIFSAVVGGVDSYENDPYDATVRKGDEFSRRIARNVHIMLQEEFGMLRPIDPAGGSWGIEALTKEMAEKIWGEFQKIESLGGILKALKEEYPQQQILEILKQRFKALDLRKDSAVGTNMYPNMTEELLDPRPEDVPALKKELSEGVEKYRADMDKDFLKEKLEELKAADTDIVEKAIAAFSAGATISEVRTARAAKADSIEVRKIYAHRWTERFEKLRFDTQAFKKETGKNVEIFLANMGPIPQHKARADFSTSFLQVGEFSVHLNNGFQDDEDKPGSRWDKCVEALKAGCDDKGTPYDCAVICSTDATYPEDVPALAPRLKEVLGKGTLFLAGAAPKDMEAVYREAGIDEFISVKANCYDILRMLQQKKGMKITEEEVK, encoded by the coding sequence ATGGCAGAACAGAATACCCAGGAATCGGTCAAGCAGCTTACTGACAAAGAGTTGGAAGCGATCTTGAGAAAATCAAATGAAAAAGCCGATTTCCCAGAAGTAAAATTTGACGAATTTGAAAAGCCGACCTATGAGGAGTGGGTGGAGGCTTGCAATGCTCTGTTGAAAGGAAAGCCTTTCGATAAGATCATGTTTACCAAGACTTATGAAGGGATTACCTTTGATCCGATTTATACATGGAGAACTGGACCGTCAGCAACTGATAAGATTCTTCCGACAGATGATTATCCGGGCATGGGAGATTTTCTCCGCGGCGCAACGGTAAACGGCTATAAATGCGCTCCCTGGGGTATTGCCCAGGCATGCGATGAAACGCTGCCGAAAGAAAATAATGAACTTCTGAAGCATGAAATCGACAGAGGTTCCACTGTTTATAATGTACGTATTGATACCGCCACTGCCGACGGCATTGATGTCATGGATGCCGAAAAGCCGGGCGATATAGGCGTAAGCATTACCGCGCTGGAAGATATGCATACCCTGCTTGACGGTCTTGATATGGAAAAGATCCCGTTTATGATGTATGCTGGTACTTCCTCTCTCCGTATGCTGGCATTGGTAGCCGCGACATTGAAGGCTAAGGGAAAAGATGTCAGCAAAGTGAAAGGTGTTATCGGAGCAAACCCGATTGCCCAGCTGATCAAGAGAGGAAAGCTGAACCAGCCGCTGGAAGAATTGTATGATGAAATGGTGGAATCTATCCGCTGGACGAGAAAGAATGCGCCGCAGCTCCGCACCATTTTCGTCAGGAGCGATATTTTCTCCAATGGCGGTGCGAATGCCGTACAGGAAGTGGCTTATACTTTTGCTATCGCTGTCGAATATATCCGTGAAATGCAGAAGCGCGGCATCGATATCCATGATATTGCCCAGTCCCTGCAGTTCGCATTTAATACAGGCGCCACTTTCTACATTGAAATTGCCAAGCTCCGTGCTGCCCGCCAGGTATGGTCTAATATCATGAAAGCCTTCGGCGCCGAAGAAAAAGACCGTTCCTGCAAAATCCATGCCCGTCCGGCGATGTTTACCAAGACGATTTTCGATATCGGTGTAAATATGCTTCGTGAAACGACCCAGATTTTCTCTGCAGTTGTCGGCGGTGTTGATTCTTATGAAAATGATCCTTATGACGCAACGGTACGCAAGGGTGATGAATTCTCCCGCCGTATCGCAAGAAACGTACACATTATGCTGCAGGAAGAATTCGGCATGCTTCGTCCGATCGATCCGGCCGGCGGTTCCTGGGGGATTGAAGCACTGACCAAGGAAATGGCTGAAAAAATCTGGGGAGAATTCCAGAAAATCGAATCTCTTGGCGGTATCCTGAAAGCTCTTAAAGAAGAATATCCGCAGCAGCAGATTCTTGAAATCCTGAAACAGCGTTTCAAAGCGCTTGACCTCCGCAAGGACAGCGCTGTCGGGACAAATATGTATCCGAATATGACGGAAGAACTTCTTGATCCGCGTCCGGAAGATGTACCGGCGCTGAAAAAAGAACTGTCTGAAGGCGTTGAGAAATATCGTGCCGATATGGACAAAGATTTCCTGAAGGAAAAGCTGGAAGAACTGAAAGCAGCCGATACCGACATCGTTGAGAAGGCAATTGCCGCATTCTCCGCCGGCGCTACAATTTCTGAAGTACGCACAGCAAGAGCTGCCAAAGCGGATTCCATCGAAGTGAGAAAGATTTATGCGCACCGCTGGACCGAACGTTTTGAAAAACTCCGCTTTGACACACAGGCGTTTAAAAAGGAAACCGGCAAGAATGTGGAAATATTCCTGGCCAATATGGGACCGATTCCGCAGCATAAGGCGAGAGCTGATTTCTCCACCAGTTTCCTGCAGGTAGGCGAATTCAGCGTTCATCTGAATAACGGCTTCCAGGATGATGAAGATAAACCGGGTTCACGCTGGGATAAGTGTGTGGAAGCGCTGAAGGCAGGCTGCGATGATAAAGGAACTCCTTATGACTGTGCCGTTATCTGCTCTACTGACGCTACTTATCCGGAAGATGTGCCGGCGCTGGCGCCGCGTTTAAAGGAAGTTTTGGGGAAAGGTACGCTTTTCCTTGCGGGCGCTGCTCCGAAAGATATGGAAGCGGTATATCGTGAAGCCGGCATAGATGAATTTATCAGCGTGAAAGCAAACTGCTACGATATCCTCCGTATGCTCCAGCAGAAAAAAGGCATGAAGATTACGGAAGAGGAGGTAAAATAA
- a CDS encoding VOC family protein yields MAFKVLCVDHVGVAVNDLALIKKQMKDLLNLEPSLPDETVEEQHVTTSFFKPSAQSEACELEFLGSTTPDGPIARYIAKNGGKNGFQHVALRVDNIVEALAALPEDAKLDKHWRVGAGGCHIAFMHPKATGLLLELTERPGGPSF; encoded by the coding sequence ATGGCATTCAAAGTATTATGTGTAGACCATGTCGGCGTAGCTGTTAATGATCTGGCGCTGATCAAGAAGCAGATGAAAGATCTGCTGAACCTTGAACCATCCCTTCCGGATGAAACGGTAGAAGAACAGCATGTAACGACAAGCTTCTTCAAACCGTCCGCACAGAGCGAAGCATGCGAACTGGAATTCCTGGGTTCCACAACTCCGGACGGCCCGATTGCCCGCTATATCGCTAAGAACGGCGGCAAGAACGGTTTCCAGCATGTAGCTCTCCGCGTAGACAACATTGTCGAAGCGCTTGCTGCACTTCCGGAAGACGCAAAGCTTGACAAGCATTGGAGAGTTGGTGCTGGCGGCTGCCACATCGCATTTATGCACCCGAAAGCTACCGGCCTTCTGCTGGAACTGACCGAACGCCCCGGCGGCCCGTCTTTCTAA
- the mmdA gene encoding methylmalonyl-CoA decarboxylase subunit alpha — protein MATVAERIELLHNNLAHVEAMGGEKKVEKQHAKGKLTARERLALLFDEGSFVEVNALVKSRCYNFGQEKKDLPGEGVVTGYGTVDGRLVFAFAQDFTVEGGSLGEMHAAKIVHVNELALKVGAPCVGLNDSGGARIQEAVDALSGYGKIFWCNTIASGVIPQISAIMGPSAGGAVYSPALTDFIYMVKGTSQMFLTGPAVVESVTGEKITAEALGGAMTHNRTSGVAQFAAENDEDCIKQIRYLLSFLPSNNMEDAPIVETGDDPTRTDASLDTIMPENSNAPYDMYDVIKSIVDNGEYYDVAKEWAKNIITCFCRMDGQTVGIIANQPNFMAGCLDYNASDKGARFIRFCDCFNIPVLNIVDVPGFLPGKQQEYAGVIRHGAKMLFAYCEATVPKITLILRKAYGGSYIAMCSREQGADQVFAWPTAEIAVMGPAGAANIIFKKDPQKEQRTQEYVDEFATPYKAAERGYVDAVIDPRNSRPVVINALKMLASKHEVHPAKKHGNIPL, from the coding sequence ATGGCAACTGTTGCAGAAAGAATTGAACTTCTTCACAATAACCTCGCACACGTAGAGGCTATGGGTGGAGAAAAGAAAGTTGAAAAACAGCATGCAAAAGGCAAACTGACAGCCCGCGAAAGACTTGCTCTTCTGTTTGATGAAGGCTCTTTTGTAGAAGTCAATGCGCTTGTTAAGTCCCGCTGCTACAACTTCGGCCAGGAGAAGAAAGATCTCCCCGGCGAAGGTGTCGTTACCGGTTATGGTACTGTAGACGGAAGACTCGTATTCGCATTTGCCCAGGACTTCACGGTAGAAGGCGGCTCCCTTGGTGAAATGCACGCTGCGAAAATTGTTCACGTAAACGAACTGGCTCTTAAAGTCGGTGCTCCTTGCGTAGGCCTGAATGATTCCGGCGGAGCCCGTATCCAGGAAGCAGTAGATGCTCTTTCCGGCTATGGCAAGATTTTCTGGTGCAATACCATTGCATCCGGCGTTATTCCTCAGATTTCCGCAATTATGGGACCGTCTGCAGGCGGCGCCGTATATTCTCCGGCACTGACCGACTTCATCTACATGGTAAAAGGCACCTCTCAGATGTTCCTGACAGGACCGGCAGTAGTTGAATCCGTAACCGGCGAAAAGATTACCGCTGAAGCTCTCGGCGGCGCTATGACCCATAACCGTACATCCGGTGTGGCCCAGTTTGCAGCTGAAAATGACGAAGACTGCATTAAACAGATTCGTTACCTGCTTTCCTTCCTGCCGAGCAACAACATGGAAGACGCGCCGATTGTTGAAACCGGAGATGATCCGACCCGTACAGATGCAAGTCTGGATACCATTATGCCGGAAAACTCCAATGCACCGTACGATATGTACGATGTCATCAAATCCATCGTTGATAACGGCGAGTACTACGACGTAGCTAAGGAATGGGCTAAGAACATCATTACCTGCTTCTGCCGTATGGATGGACAGACTGTCGGCATTATTGCCAACCAGCCAAACTTCATGGCAGGCTGCCTTGACTATAATGCTTCCGATAAAGGAGCCCGTTTCATTCGTTTCTGCGACTGCTTCAATATTCCGGTTCTGAACATTGTCGACGTTCCCGGCTTCCTGCCCGGCAAGCAGCAGGAATATGCGGGTGTAATCCGTCACGGTGCTAAGATGCTGTTCGCATACTGCGAAGCAACTGTACCGAAGATTACCCTGATTCTCCGTAAAGCATACGGCGGTTCTTACATCGCCATGTGCTCCCGTGAACAGGGTGCTGACCAAGTATTTGCATGGCCGACCGCAGAAATCGCCGTTATGGGACCTGCCGGCGCAGCAAATATCATTTTCAAGAAGGATCCGCAGAAAGAACAGCGTACACAGGAGTATGTTGATGAATTTGCAACTCCTTACAAAGCTGCAGAACGCGGCTATGTAGACGCAGTTATTGATCCGAGAAACTCTCGTCCGGTAGTTATCAATGCTCTGAAGATGCTTGCTTCCAAACATGAAGTACATCCGGCTAAGAAACACGGAAACATTCCGCTGTAA
- a CDS encoding cobalamin B12-binding domain-containing protein produces MAEKRIRVLVAKPGLDGHDRGAKVVARALRDAGMEVIYTGLRQTVAQIVEAADAEDVNVVALSLLSGAHNTLFPEVVEALKAKGMEDVLVIGGGVIPAGDIPGLKKAGVKAIFTPGTPTKEIIDFIKANV; encoded by the coding sequence ATGGCAGAAAAACGTATCAGAGTACTCGTTGCTAAACCGGGTCTTGATGGACATGATCGCGGTGCAAAAGTAGTTGCCCGCGCACTTCGCGATGCAGGTATGGAAGTTATTTACACAGGTCTTCGCCAGACTGTCGCTCAGATCGTTGAAGCGGCAGATGCGGAAGACGTTAATGTTGTAGCACTGAGCCTTTTGTCCGGCGCTCACAACACCCTGTTCCCGGAAGTGGTAGAAGCACTGAAAGCTAAAGGAATGGAAGATGTTCTCGTTATCGGCGGCGGCGTAATCCCTGCCGGTGACATCCCTGGTTTGAAAAAGGCCGGCGTAAAAGCTATCTTTACACCTGGCACACCGACCAAGGAAATTATCGACTTTATCAAAGCTAACGTATAA
- a CDS encoding O-antigen ligase family protein, with the protein MGRWICSERNILICLYLTIFLLPLSSWLFYFALVPAALLSMGDIFLTKRKVNYGGKWGWFGGGFLICSFLSVFNAPDKFFSIFNWCFLPLAYAFFYVLISTYLAGEDGKKKALYVFLAGAVCVVIWGFIQYADAGCMARDLNAEGWVDPERFPLLRRRMFSTLGNPNLFGAYLLMLISVFAPFALGEKNNKRKILFAGFLFVLSVCLALTYSRGAWISLAGIVLGLAVFYDKRFGLVFLAVPLILFFYHGQVAERFISLFSGEDTSLSLRLALWESTIAMIEEHPLLGIGWGSYWLAYPEYNFFIEDASVVIFHAHDMYLHIPAEVGIPGGILYFLFFFGQGVMSWRIWRRGVGVMKLFGLSGMLLVLSAAIDGIGDYALFSCPVSCCFWALSALCVSEERRGAAG; encoded by the coding sequence ATGGGGAGATGGATTTGCAGTGAACGGAATATTCTTATCTGTCTTTATCTGACGATATTTCTCCTGCCTCTAAGCTCCTGGCTTTTTTACTTTGCCCTTGTTCCGGCGGCATTGCTTTCTATGGGGGACATATTCCTTACGAAGCGGAAGGTCAATTATGGCGGCAAGTGGGGATGGTTTGGCGGGGGCTTTTTAATTTGTTCTTTTTTATCTGTGTTTAATGCGCCGGACAAATTCTTTTCCATTTTTAACTGGTGCTTTCTGCCCCTGGCGTATGCGTTTTTTTATGTGCTTATCTCTACATACCTTGCGGGAGAGGATGGAAAGAAGAAAGCGCTTTATGTCTTTTTGGCGGGTGCCGTCTGCGTTGTCATCTGGGGATTTATACAGTATGCCGATGCGGGATGCATGGCGAGAGACCTGAATGCCGAAGGATGGGTGGATCCTGAGAGGTTTCCTCTTCTGCGGCGGCGCATGTTTTCCACCTTGGGGAATCCGAATCTTTTCGGCGCCTACCTTTTGATGCTTATCAGTGTGTTTGCGCCTTTTGCTCTGGGGGAAAAAAATAATAAGAGAAAAATACTGTTTGCCGGATTTCTTTTTGTTCTTTCCGTATGCCTGGCACTGACCTATTCCCGGGGGGCATGGATCAGTCTGGCAGGGATAGTTTTAGGCCTTGCGGTCTTTTATGATAAGCGGTTCGGTCTGGTGTTTCTGGCGGTGCCTCTTATTTTATTTTTTTACCATGGACAGGTGGCGGAGCGTTTCATTTCTCTTTTTTCCGGCGAGGATACATCGCTTTCACTTCGCCTGGCTTTGTGGGAAAGTACGATCGCCATGATTGAGGAACATCCTCTGCTTGGAATCGGCTGGGGAAGCTACTGGCTGGCTTATCCGGAATACAACTTTTTTATAGAGGACGCGAGTGTCGTTATTTTCCACGCCCATGATATGTACCTCCATATCCCTGCGGAAGTGGGCATTCCCGGCGGCATTTTGTACTTCCTTTTCTTCTTCGGGCAAGGGGTGATGTCATGGCGGATTTGGCGCAGAGGAGTGGGCGTTATGAAACTTTTCGGGTTGTCGGGCATGCTTCTTGTCTTGTCGGCAGCCATAGACGGGATCGGAGATTATGCGCTTTTCAGCTGCCCGGTTTCCTGCTGCTTCTGGGCGTTGTCTGCGCTTTGTGTTTCAGAAGAAAGACGGGGCGCGGCAGGGTAA
- a CDS encoding succinate CoA transferase: MIDINDSEFLSRIEPKELLDKVCDGKTAAAMIQPGDILGISGFTPCGYPKITMHELAERMKQTPFQVDVWTGASTGSQIDTELVAVNGIRNRMPYQTNANLRKAINAGQINYFDLHLSHVAQQIREGFFTNVKGEHVTGPDFAVIEACKIVNRDGEIGIVPTTAIGNSPVFVSQGKKVIIEVNTTQPVALDGMADIYEVANPPHRVPIPIVKAGDRIGKTYIPVDSAKIVAIVPCDLPDVTRALAPLDDDAEKMGNNLVDFLKNEVKHGRLPENLLPLQSGVGNVANAVINGLVHSDFKNLSVYTEVIQDGMFDLIDEGKIDMISGTSLSPSPDGLKRFHANIEKYSKKIILRPQEISNNGEVARRIGVVAMNTALEMDIYGHVNSTHVTGTKLMNGIGGSGDFARNGALSCFFCHSVAKGGAISAVVPMCSHVDHTEHDTHVFISEQGVADVRGLSPKERAKVIINNVAHPTFRDQLMDYFERACALNGNSQTPHILSEAFKFHTSLAETGSMLFKK, encoded by the coding sequence ATGATCGACATCAATGACAGTGAATTCCTTAGCCGTATCGAGCCTAAAGAACTGCTGGACAAAGTATGCGACGGCAAAACGGCAGCAGCCATGATCCAGCCGGGGGATATCCTGGGGATCAGCGGATTCACACCGTGCGGCTATCCGAAAATCACGATGCATGAACTGGCTGAACGTATGAAGCAGACACCGTTCCAGGTAGATGTCTGGACGGGTGCTTCCACAGGTTCCCAGATCGATACCGAACTGGTGGCAGTAAACGGTATCAGAAACCGTATGCCCTATCAGACAAACGCCAATCTGAGAAAAGCAATCAATGCCGGCCAGATCAACTATTTCGACCTGCATCTCAGCCATGTGGCGCAGCAGATCCGTGAAGGTTTCTTCACCAATGTTAAGGGAGAACATGTAACCGGTCCGGATTTTGCGGTCATTGAAGCCTGCAAGATCGTTAACAGAGACGGTGAAATCGGTATCGTACCCACGACCGCCATCGGCAATTCTCCTGTATTCGTATCCCAGGGTAAAAAAGTCATCATCGAAGTGAATACCACCCAGCCGGTAGCGCTGGACGGCATGGCTGATATTTATGAAGTGGCGAATCCGCCCCACCGTGTGCCGATTCCGATCGTTAAAGCCGGTGACCGTATCGGCAAGACCTACATCCCGGTAGATTCGGCAAAGATTGTTGCTATTGTTCCCTGTGATCTGCCCGATGTTACCCGCGCCTTGGCTCCGCTTGATGACGACGCTGAAAAAATGGGCAACAATCTGGTTGATTTCCTGAAGAATGAAGTAAAACATGGAAGACTTCCGGAAAACCTGCTTCCTCTCCAGTCCGGCGTAGGCAATGTGGCAAACGCGGTAATCAACGGCCTTGTCCATTCCGATTTCAAGAATCTGTCTGTGTATACGGAAGTTATCCAGGACGGCATGTTCGACCTGATTGATGAAGGCAAGATCGATATGATTTCCGGGACATCCCTGTCCCCGTCCCCGGATGGACTGAAACGCTTCCATGCCAATATTGAAAAATACAGCAAGAAGATCATCCTCCGTCCGCAGGAAATTTCCAATAACGGCGAAGTAGCCCGCCGCATCGGTGTAGTGGCTATGAATACCGCTTTGGAAATGGATATTTACGGTCATGTAAACTCCACGCATGTAACCGGTACCAAGTTGATGAACGGTATCGGCGGTTCCGGAGACTTTGCCCGCAACGGTGCTCTGTCCTGCTTCTTCTGCCACAGTGTGGCTAAGGGAGGCGCTATCTCTGCCGTTGTTCCGATGTGTTCTCATGTTGATCACACCGAACATGACACCCATGTATTCATTTCTGAACAGGGTGTGGCAGATGTCCGCGGCCTGTCACCGAAGGAAAGAGCAAAGGTAATCATTAATAATGTCGCCCACCCGACTTTCCGTGACCAGCTGATGGATTACTTTGAAAGAGCATGTGCGCTCAACGGCAACAGCCAGACCCCGCATATTCTCTCTGAAGCATTCAAGTTCCATACCAGCCTTGCTGAAACAGGCTCCATGCTTTTTAAAAAATAA